One genomic region from Prevotella sp. Rep29 encodes:
- a CDS encoding DUF262 domain-containing protein, translating to MSQLEVRFTLKGGTNETTFKLSKDDNNDFWLKGFKDKENEIRIPVKQNPDTQIFTVKNSIFEEDDDEIYTRLLGLLEEWIETQEEGLDVNDDIPEEHESYRYSPDDIYVERKDFSIQMLMELIKEGDLEINPNFQRNFVWDKTRQSKLIESILLGLPLPSVYLSQYSDGRLTIVDGLQRITTIKQFMEDKLALCNMEYFTECNGFKYSELKGKIPLLQFRKFRQTQIMCFVIDYRSPVMLKYDLFRRLNTGGKALNEQEIRNCMSRPKVQKLLLDMIRSLEFKKATNSGVKDTRLAAQECALRYIYFYDQYSLDNPIGEYNGFMRDSLNGYIDVLNGKEESELRAYYESFVKSMESAYRIFGSSAFRKISPNTGKKSSVNKSLMLAISVLLAHHSSEYENGIKQGVNLVEELNQLLRKDSQLNAAITSSTARKANIAYTIQSIKNELFDKYLR from the coding sequence ATGTCTCAGTTAGAAGTAAGATTCACCCTGAAAGGTGGAACAAATGAAACCACTTTCAAATTGTCCAAAGATGACAATAATGATTTTTGGTTAAAAGGATTCAAAGACAAAGAGAATGAAATACGCATTCCTGTAAAACAGAATCCTGATACACAAATTTTTACTGTCAAAAATAGCATCTTTGAAGAAGATGATGATGAGATTTATACTCGCCTTTTGGGGCTATTGGAAGAATGGATAGAAACGCAAGAAGAAGGTCTGGATGTCAATGATGATATTCCTGAGGAACATGAATCCTATAGATACAGTCCTGACGATATTTATGTAGAAAGAAAGGATTTCTCCATACAGATGCTAATGGAATTAATTAAAGAAGGTGATCTTGAAATCAATCCTAATTTCCAACGTAATTTTGTATGGGATAAGACTCGACAAAGTAAATTAATTGAATCTATTTTGCTCGGTCTGCCTTTGCCTTCTGTATATTTAAGCCAATATTCTGATGGCCGTTTGACTATTGTAGATGGATTGCAAAGAATCACAACCATAAAGCAGTTTATGGAGGATAAACTTGCGTTGTGCAACATGGAATATTTCACGGAATGCAATGGCTTTAAGTACTCAGAATTAAAAGGGAAAATCCCTTTACTACAGTTCCGAAAATTTAGACAGACACAAATCATGTGTTTTGTTATTGATTACCGTTCGCCTGTAATGCTAAAATATGATTTGTTTCGTAGATTAAATACTGGTGGAAAGGCTCTCAATGAGCAGGAAATTAGGAATTGCATGTCAAGGCCAAAGGTCCAGAAATTGTTATTGGATATGATTAGGTCATTAGAATTTAAAAAAGCAACTAACTCAGGAGTCAAGGATACTCGTTTAGCTGCTCAAGAGTGCGCTTTGCGCTATATCTATTTTTACGACCAGTATTCATTAGACAATCCTATTGGTGAATACAATGGTTTTATGCGAGATTCTCTTAATGGGTATATAGATGTGTTGAATGGCAAAGAAGAATCAGAATTAAGAGCCTATTACGAATCGTTTGTGAAAAGTATGGAATCTGCATACAGGATATTTGGTTCTTCAGCTTTTAGAAAAATTAGTCCAAATACAGGAAAAAAAAGTTCTGTGAACAAATCTCTAATGTTAGCCATTTCTGTTCTTTTGGCACATCATAGCTCTGAATATGAGAATGGCATCAAACAAGGTGTTAATTTGGTTGAAGAACTTAATCAACTTCTTCGCAAAGACAGCCAATTGAATGCGGCAATAACTTCGAGTACCGCTCGAAAAGCAAATATTGCATATACTATACAGAGTATTAAAAACGAATTGTTTGATAAATATCTTCGATAA
- a CDS encoding DUF262 domain-containing protein encodes MDNEKYSNYPLSISAILGLIEANDIAIPEIQRPFVWKKTQVRDLIDSLYKGYPTGYLILWKNPNVKLKDGTISSGKKVLIDGQQRITALMTAVAGRTVFNSEYQEERIKIAFDPIAALSGEPDAEIFAVATPAIRKSKRWIPDIAELFKTSYSPFDFIPQYCEDNPGIDQRTLDRIITKLKGIANRMIGVIELSENLDIDIVTDIFIRINSKGTALSQGDFVMSKIAADEKHGGNTLRKVIDYFSHLAVVPSFYDYLASHDTAFAATPYLQKLKWLKDDTETVYDPECDDVIRVAFMHKLKRAKLSDLVSLLSGRNFETREFNEEIVEHTYEEFTEGVMNVINEYNFKRFMIAIKSAGFISSRLVNSNMALDFAYTIYLLLRESNEVPVEDIKRYVQKWYVLSVLTGRYSSSPESAFARDIRRIRESGVVAILKEIEDAQLSENFWNVALVQNLSYTSTNNPTYLVFLAAQIFFNDVSFLSNNVPVRELIALGGDVHHIFPKQYLIDHHFDKSLYNQEANYVFLDRPVNISIGKKGPNVYLKEAKERCLKGDSEQTGLVNSIDKLYANLETNCVPLEAMEMDFNSYETFLDKRRKMMAAKIKKYYYSL; translated from the coding sequence ATGGACAACGAGAAATATTCCAACTATCCACTTTCTATTAGCGCTATATTGGGACTGATAGAAGCCAACGACATTGCTATTCCTGAAATACAGCGACCTTTTGTATGGAAGAAAACACAAGTGAGAGACCTGATTGATTCGCTATACAAAGGTTACCCTACTGGTTATCTCATTTTGTGGAAGAATCCAAACGTCAAGTTGAAGGACGGAACTATTTCTTCTGGCAAAAAGGTGCTGATAGATGGCCAACAGCGTATCACAGCTTTGATGACCGCTGTTGCTGGCAGAACAGTATTTAATAGTGAGTACCAAGAGGAACGTATCAAGATCGCATTCGATCCAATCGCTGCACTAAGTGGGGAACCAGATGCAGAGATCTTTGCTGTGGCTACTCCCGCTATCAGGAAAAGCAAGAGGTGGATTCCGGATATTGCCGAATTGTTCAAAACTTCATATTCCCCTTTTGATTTTATTCCTCAATATTGTGAAGACAATCCTGGAATAGACCAAAGGACTTTAGATAGAATAATCACAAAACTTAAGGGCATAGCCAATAGGATGATAGGTGTCATCGAACTTTCCGAAAATCTTGACATCGACATTGTGACAGACATCTTCATCCGTATCAATTCAAAGGGAACAGCTCTAAGTCAAGGCGATTTCGTCATGTCGAAGATTGCTGCCGACGAGAAACACGGAGGTAATACGCTTCGGAAAGTTATTGACTATTTCAGTCATCTTGCTGTTGTTCCATCGTTCTATGATTATCTAGCTTCACATGATACAGCTTTTGCTGCTACTCCTTACCTGCAAAAATTGAAATGGCTGAAAGATGATACGGAGACCGTCTATGATCCAGAGTGTGACGATGTGATTCGGGTAGCCTTTATGCACAAACTGAAACGAGCAAAGTTGTCAGATCTCGTGAGCCTGCTTTCTGGACGTAACTTTGAAACACGTGAGTTCAACGAGGAAATAGTGGAACACACGTATGAAGAATTCACAGAGGGTGTGATGAACGTAATCAACGAGTATAACTTCAAGCGGTTTATGATTGCAATTAAGTCGGCAGGATTCATTTCTTCACGACTTGTCAATTCAAACATGGCTCTTGATTTCGCTTATACCATCTATCTGCTATTGAGGGAGTCGAACGAAGTTCCAGTGGAGGACATCAAACGTTATGTGCAGAAATGGTATGTACTCTCCGTGTTGACGGGACGCTATAGCAGTTCTCCTGAATCTGCTTTCGCAAGAGATATTCGTCGTATAAGGGAATCAGGCGTGGTTGCCATCCTTAAGGAAATTGAGGATGCACAGTTGTCTGAGAACTTTTGGAATGTAGCTTTGGTACAGAATCTGTCATATACCTCAACCAATAATCCGACTTATTTGGTATTCTTGGCTGCACAGATATTCTTCAATGATGTGTCATTTTTGTCTAACAATGTACCTGTGAGGGAACTAATTGCTTTAGGTGGAGACGTTCACCATATTTTCCCCAAGCAATACCTCATAGATCACCATTTTGATAAGTCGCTTTATAATCAAGAAGCCAACTACGTATTCTTGGACCGCCCTGTCAATATATCTATTGGCAAGAAGGGCCCCAATGTTTATCTGAAAGAGGCTAAGGAACGTTGCTTGAAAGGAGATTCTGAGCAGACCGGCTTGGTAAACAGCATTGATAAGCTTTATGCAAACCTTGAAACTAACTGCGTTCCACTAGAAGCAATGGAAATGGACTTTAACTCCTACGAAACCTTCCTTGACAAGCGCAGAAAAATGATGGCTGCTAAAATTAAGAAATACTATTATAGTTTGTAA
- a CDS encoding DUF3696 domain-containing protein, translating to MDKLKLTIDGYKCFDKKREFIFNDITLLTGANSAGKSSVIQSLLLAKTLSETIVDDPELEKIPIPLKNDKYAIDLGHFYDISNDNRDAYDILFSLQDISFDAKEEDNEEDGNDVYFTINASDKLSLKKMFLKGFTYLCADRMAPHYEYEYIKDSTTCDCHGKNTGDIINNNDFLFKTDSYRSINFTDDIKLRRQLNEWIDYIFPGVEIELEKGDKTYKIKDHDNAATNIGFGITYALPILVSGLTVPKGGILIVENPEAHLHAKAQSNMGYFLARMASAGVRVIIETHSEHIVNGIRRMIVEGRTDMLHDDMTIYFFQNKNGDKNIMEFGMDEWGNLNEFPVDFFDQVRQDMSKLMEFGRKRVENHEG from the coding sequence ATGGACAAACTGAAACTGACAATAGATGGGTATAAATGCTTTGATAAGAAGCGTGAGTTTATTTTTAATGATATAACTTTACTTACTGGCGCGAACTCTGCTGGTAAAAGTTCTGTTATACAGTCATTATTATTAGCAAAAACATTATCAGAAACAATAGTGGATGATCCCGAATTGGAAAAAATACCAATACCGTTGAAGAATGATAAATATGCAATAGATTTGGGGCATTTCTACGACATTTCAAATGATAACAGAGATGCCTATGATATATTATTTTCATTGCAAGACATATCATTTGATGCTAAAGAAGAAGATAATGAAGAAGATGGTAATGATGTATATTTCACAATTAATGCCTCCGATAAGCTATCTTTAAAGAAGATGTTTCTTAAAGGTTTCACGTACCTGTGTGCAGACCGTATGGCACCTCATTATGAGTATGAATATATAAAAGATTCCACCACATGTGATTGCCATGGGAAAAACACCGGCGACATCATTAATAATAATGATTTTCTCTTTAAAACAGATTCTTATCGGTCTATAAATTTTACAGATGACATTAAACTAAGAAGGCAGCTTAATGAATGGATAGACTATATTTTTCCTGGTGTAGAAATTGAATTGGAGAAAGGCGACAAGACCTATAAAATCAAAGATCATGATAATGCAGCTACGAACATTGGCTTCGGTATTACATACGCTCTGCCTATCCTTGTAAGCGGTTTGACTGTTCCCAAAGGTGGAATATTGATTGTCGAGAACCCAGAGGCTCATCTTCATGCCAAGGCACAGTCGAATATGGGTTACTTCCTCGCTCGTATGGCATCCGCAGGTGTACGCGTAATAATAGAGACACATAGCGAACACATTGTCAATGGTATCCGCAGAATGATTGTAGAGGGCAGGACAGATATGTTGCATGACGATATGACGATCTATTTCTTCCAGAATAAGAATGGCGATAAGAATATCATGGAGTTTGGAATGGACGAATGGGGAAACCTTAATGAATTCCCTGTTGATTTCTTTGATCAAGTAAGACAGGATATGTCTAAACTGATGGAGTTTGGACGCAAGCGTGTTGAGAATCATGAAGGTTAG
- a CDS encoding restriction endonuclease subunit S, producing MSEWKKVKLGDYIEVLSGFAYKSKDFSDSGIPVIKIKNVCPPYISLEDLSYVPNSIAFQNPRYILKKGDVLIAMTGSHINQIASVVGRVGRVRYDDVTVLNQRVGKIVNKDDSLSCLDFIYYYLSQYEVKVELAQKAGGAANQANISPSDIKNLLIPCPPLEVQNRIATILSRYDSLIENYQNQIKLLEEAAQRLYKEWFVDLHFPGHENTKIIDGVPEGWEKKPISHLGKYLNGFAFKPSDWQESGKPIIKIKEMGNGVSNDTPRNDGERVPAKYLVKAGDLLFSWSATLMVIVWAGEDGWLNQHLFKVTPAKGIGREFLLQSVSNTIEEFQNLTTGSTMKHIQRNKLDQVFVNVPDDEIMTSYSDLAECMRNQILHLSSQIRLLTEARDRLLPKLMGGVIQV from the coding sequence ATGAGTGAGTGGAAGAAAGTGAAGTTGGGAGACTATATAGAAGTCCTTTCGGGTTTTGCATATAAATCTAAGGATTTCTCTGATTCGGGAATTCCTGTGATAAAGATAAAGAATGTTTGTCCACCGTATATATCGTTGGAAGATCTTTCATATGTTCCTAATTCAATCGCTTTTCAGAATCCAAGATATATTTTAAAAAAAGGCGATGTCTTGATAGCAATGACAGGCTCACATATTAATCAAATTGCATCGGTTGTTGGACGAGTTGGGAGAGTAAGATATGATGATGTAACTGTTCTAAATCAGCGCGTCGGCAAGATTGTAAACAAAGATGACAGTTTGTCATGTCTTGATTTTATATATTATTATCTTAGTCAATATGAAGTAAAAGTAGAATTGGCACAAAAAGCAGGTGGTGCTGCAAACCAAGCTAATATAAGCCCTTCAGACATTAAGAATCTATTGATTCCATGTCCTCCTTTAGAGGTTCAAAACCGCATTGCTACTATCCTCTCTCGTTATGACTCTTTGATAGAGAACTATCAGAATCAGATAAAGTTATTGGAGGAAGCAGCGCAGCGACTCTATAAGGAATGGTTCGTTGACCTCCACTTCCCCGGCCACGAAAACACCAAGATTATCGATGGTGTGCCTGAGGGGTGGGAGAAGAAGCCAATTTCTCATTTAGGTAAATACCTAAATGGTTTTGCTTTCAAGCCATCTGATTGGCAAGAATCAGGAAAGCCCATAATCAAAATAAAGGAAATGGGTAATGGTGTAAGTAATGATACTCCAAGAAATGATGGAGAAAGAGTCCCTGCAAAATATTTAGTGAAAGCAGGAGACCTGCTCTTCTCATGGTCTGCTACTCTTATGGTGATTGTTTGGGCTGGAGAAGATGGTTGGCTTAATCAACATTTATTCAAGGTAACTCCAGCAAAGGGAATTGGAAGAGAGTTCTTGTTGCAGTCAGTATCGAACACAATAGAAGAGTTTCAAAATCTCACAACAGGTTCAACAATGAAGCACATTCAGCGAAATAAACTTGATCAAGTCTTTGTTAACGTACCTGATGATGAGATTATGACATCATATAGTGATTTAGCAGAATGTATGAGGAACCAAATTCTTCATCTTTCTTCTCAAATCCGCCTTCTCACTGAAGCCCGCGACCGCTTGCTTCCCAAGCTGATGGGTGGAGTAATACAAGTTTAA
- a CDS encoding type I restriction endonuclease subunit R — protein sequence MAKDYSEDQLIQRSAADLMEKELGWTSVYAFDKEVLGTNGTLGRTSYHEVLLTGRFRKALKTLNPWLTDKQLQEATERMTEHMSSQTLMQVNEQKYQYIKDGVPVTRIKPNGETEEVRAKVIDFASPEKNDFLCVREMWVYGALYHRRADIVGFVNGLPLLFMELKNHDVEVVDAFNKNYRDYLDTIPQLFYHNAFIMFSNGLEARVGTIDSKWEFFHEWKRLKEEDAGNIELPTMLRGICKKENFLDLLENFILYDHSGGRTAKILARNHQYLGVNQAVEMYRNRQYLNGKLGVFWHTQGSGKSYSMLFLSQKIRRKFEGSPTFLVLTDRDELNKQISDTFENCGLLGNVKAKKFIASSGEDLKSKLKGNPSFIFSLIQKFNDPKAEPIYPDHDIIVMSDEAHRTQNGIFADNLMHLLPTAHRIGFTGTPLLSNDNITARTFGGYVSIYDFKRAVEDKATVPLYYENRGEKLQDLKNPEINDEIAAALEQAGELDASQLAKLEREFAKEVHLLTAAKRLRLIAKDFVHHYSDLWTSGKAMFVCYNKVTCVRMFNYVQEYWQREIKALEDAIVKCTSQQEAQEMQRKLEWMRETDMTVVVSQEQNEIQTFQKWGLDIKPHRERMEKEELDKAFKADDSRLRVVFVCAMWLTGFDVKTLSCLYIDKPMKAHTLMQTIARANRVAEGKTNGLIVDYIGIVKALRQALADYTANPEGGAGGNDPTIDKKELIKHVIETIAAAAAFLKEHDFELDDLIKAESFEKLSLLKKAANAMCETAEIRKSYCTFASTLLKLWKYLDREDITPEMKQQKDAIEAIYKELQQKRKHADITDLSVAINEIVNEHLEVDSNSTMVAESRRFDISGIDFELLRREFAKSKEKNLVLKDIQELLQERIAQMLAQNPSRINFYEKYQEIIHDYNQEQNRATIEKTFEELMKLSHELTEEEKRYIREGFENDEQLSMYDVLMKDDLSKEDIKKLKVVAKKLLEKIKAQLATMDHPFDKQETRASIIITIRDILWKELPESYTDESINYYRDAVYNYVSQHYGSVA from the coding sequence ATGGCAAAGGACTATAGCGAAGACCAACTGATACAGCGGAGTGCAGCCGATTTGATGGAGAAGGAACTGGGCTGGACGAGTGTGTATGCTTTTGATAAGGAGGTGCTCGGCACGAACGGTACGCTGGGGCGCACGTCTTACCATGAAGTACTGCTGACGGGCCGTTTCCGCAAGGCGCTGAAGACGCTGAACCCTTGGCTGACGGACAAGCAGTTGCAGGAGGCTACGGAGCGCATGACGGAACACATGAGTTCGCAGACGCTGATGCAGGTGAACGAGCAGAAGTATCAGTACATCAAGGACGGTGTGCCCGTGACCCGCATAAAACCGAACGGCGAGACGGAGGAGGTGCGTGCCAAAGTGATAGACTTCGCTTCGCCAGAGAAGAACGACTTCTTGTGTGTCCGCGAGATGTGGGTGTATGGTGCGCTCTATCATCGCCGTGCCGACATCGTGGGCTTCGTGAATGGGCTGCCTTTGCTGTTTATGGAACTGAAGAACCACGATGTAGAAGTAGTGGATGCCTTCAACAAGAACTATCGCGACTATTTGGATACGATTCCGCAACTGTTCTATCACAACGCCTTTATCATGTTCAGCAACGGACTGGAGGCACGTGTGGGAACCATCGACTCGAAATGGGAGTTCTTCCACGAATGGAAACGACTGAAGGAGGAAGATGCCGGCAACATCGAACTGCCGACGATGTTGAGGGGTATCTGTAAGAAGGAGAACTTTTTGGACTTGCTGGAAAACTTTATCCTCTACGACCACAGCGGCGGACGAACGGCTAAGATTCTGGCCCGAAACCACCAATACCTTGGTGTGAACCAAGCCGTAGAAATGTATCGCAACCGTCAGTATCTGAACGGAAAGTTAGGTGTGTTCTGGCATACGCAAGGCTCGGGTAAGAGTTATTCCATGCTGTTCCTCTCGCAGAAGATTCGTCGCAAGTTTGAGGGCTCGCCCACCTTCCTTGTACTGACCGACCGCGACGAACTGAACAAACAAATCAGCGACACGTTTGAGAACTGCGGACTGTTGGGCAACGTGAAGGCGAAGAAGTTCATCGCCAGCAGTGGCGAGGACCTGAAATCGAAGTTGAAAGGCAATCCGTCGTTCATCTTCTCGCTCATTCAGAAGTTCAACGACCCGAAGGCTGAACCGATCTATCCCGACCACGACATCATCGTGATGAGCGACGAGGCGCACCGCACGCAGAATGGCATCTTTGCCGACAACCTGATGCACTTGCTGCCAACCGCCCATCGCATCGGTTTCACAGGTACACCGTTGCTGTCAAACGACAACATCACGGCACGTACCTTTGGTGGCTACGTAAGTATCTATGACTTCAAACGGGCCGTAGAGGATAAAGCAACGGTGCCACTCTATTATGAGAATCGTGGTGAGAAACTGCAAGACCTGAAGAATCCAGAAATCAACGACGAGATTGCAGCCGCCCTGGAACAAGCGGGCGAACTGGATGCCTCACAACTGGCCAAGCTGGAACGGGAGTTTGCCAAGGAGGTGCATCTGCTGACAGCAGCCAAACGTCTGCGCCTGATTGCCAAGGACTTTGTGCATCATTACAGCGACCTGTGGACTTCGGGCAAGGCGATGTTCGTGTGCTATAACAAGGTGACCTGTGTACGAATGTTCAACTATGTGCAGGAATACTGGCAGCGCGAAATCAAGGCATTGGAAGATGCCATCGTGAAATGCACCTCGCAACAAGAGGCGCAGGAGATGCAGCGCAAACTGGAATGGATGCGTGAGACGGACATGACGGTAGTCGTTTCGCAAGAGCAGAACGAGATACAGACGTTCCAAAAATGGGGCCTCGACATCAAGCCGCACCGCGAGCGGATGGAAAAGGAAGAACTGGACAAGGCTTTCAAGGCCGATGACTCACGGTTGCGCGTGGTCTTTGTCTGCGCCATGTGGCTGACAGGCTTCGACGTGAAAACGCTCTCGTGCCTCTACATCGACAAACCGATGAAGGCTCATACGCTGATGCAGACCATCGCGCGTGCCAATCGCGTAGCAGAAGGAAAGACCAACGGACTGATCGTCGACTATATCGGCATCGTGAAAGCCCTGCGCCAGGCATTGGCCGACTATACCGCCAACCCGGAAGGTGGCGCAGGAGGCAACGACCCAACGATTGATAAGAAAGAACTCATCAAGCATGTCATAGAGACGATAGCCGCTGCGGCGGCTTTCCTGAAAGAGCACGACTTTGAGTTGGATGACCTCATCAAAGCAGAGAGTTTCGAAAAACTGTCGTTGCTGAAGAAGGCAGCCAATGCAATGTGCGAGACAGCGGAAATCAGGAAGTCCTACTGCACGTTTGCCTCCACGCTGTTGAAACTTTGGAAATACCTCGACCGCGAAGACATCACACCCGAGATGAAACAGCAGAAAGATGCCATCGAAGCCATCTACAAGGAACTGCAACAGAAACGCAAACATGCTGACATCACTGACTTGAGCGTAGCCATCAACGAAATCGTGAATGAGCATTTAGAAGTAGATTCGAATTCCACAATGGTAGCAGAGTCACGTCGCTTTGATATTAGCGGCATTGACTTTGAACTACTCCGTCGTGAGTTTGCCAAGAGCAAAGAAAAGAATCTTGTTCTGAAAGATATACAGGAACTGCTTCAAGAGCGTATCGCTCAGATGTTAGCTCAGAATCCCTCACGTATCAACTTTTACGAGAAGTATCAGGAAATCATTCACGACTATAACCAGGAGCAGAACCGCGCAACTATAGAGAAAACCTTCGAGGAACTGATGAAACTCTCCCACGAACTGACCGAAGAGGAGAAACGCTACATTCGTGAAGGTTTTGAGAATGACGAACAGCTCTCCATGTACGATGTGCTGATGAAAGATGACCTCTCAAAGGAAGACATAAAGAAGCTAAAGGTCGTCGCAAAAAAATTGTTGGAGAAGATAAAGGCCCAACTGGCCACGATGGATCATCCGTTCGACAAGCAAGAGACCAGAGCATCCATCATCATCACCATTCGTGACATCCTCTGGAAAGAACTCCCAGAGAGCTATACCGATGAAAGCATCAACTACTACCGCGATGCTGTGTATAACTACGTCAGCCAGCATTATGGAAGTGTGGCATAA
- a CDS encoding IS1634 family transposase: MYVRKKHNRSGSTSVVVVSKASGKYKEIKSFGSSTSEEEIHSLCDKAAAWIRSFGGQQELDFDDRKGKEVEETERFLSNIDNVLINGTRLLLDQVYDSIGFNRIPDEILRHLVIARVSQPRSKLATVDYLKSYYDEDVDLNHIYRYMDKLYNTQMELAQQISVEHTRKLFGGKIGLMFYDVTTLYFETAQTDVLREPGFSKDGKTAESQVILGLLVSEGGYPLSYSLFNGSQYEGFTMIPMIDDFKQRFNLGKDFVVVADSGLMNKNNVTLLQEAGYNYILGARIKSESASVKQWILSLEKVDKACYDYKRENGERLIVSYSDKRAKKDAYNRDRGIVRLRKAYKTGRITKSQVNKRGYNKFLEISKDIEVVISEEKIAEDCQWDGLKGYITNTDLDAERVIAEYHGLWVVERAFRISKGTLEMRPMFHFTERRIEAHVCICFIAYKVYKELERLIAINKIGMSVDKVLEAAKTITTIRVRMPKNGTYFTKTLFLTEKHLAVKPLFDISGNKS; the protein is encoded by the coding sequence ATGTATGTACGCAAGAAACACAATCGTTCCGGCTCTACAAGTGTGGTAGTGGTCAGTAAAGCGAGTGGAAAGTATAAAGAAATAAAATCGTTTGGCTCCTCTACATCCGAAGAGGAAATACATTCATTATGCGATAAGGCTGCTGCATGGATACGTTCATTTGGCGGTCAGCAAGAACTTGACTTTGATGACCGCAAGGGAAAGGAAGTCGAGGAGACAGAGCGTTTCCTTAGCAATATTGACAACGTGTTGATAAACGGTACTCGGCTTCTGCTTGATCAAGTCTATGACAGCATCGGCTTCAACCGGATTCCCGATGAGATTCTGCGTCATTTGGTAATCGCAAGGGTGTCGCAGCCCAGAAGCAAACTTGCCACAGTAGATTACCTGAAGTCATATTATGATGAAGATGTTGACCTCAACCACATCTATCGCTACATGGACAAGCTCTACAATACCCAGATGGAGCTTGCGCAGCAGATTAGCGTAGAGCACACCCGGAAACTGTTCGGAGGCAAGATTGGATTGATGTTCTACGACGTGACGACGCTCTACTTTGAGACAGCACAGACGGACGTATTGCGTGAACCGGGGTTTTCAAAGGATGGAAAGACGGCAGAGTCACAGGTTATACTCGGTCTGCTTGTATCAGAAGGAGGCTACCCGCTTTCATACTCTCTGTTCAACGGCAGCCAGTATGAGGGCTTCACCATGATACCAATGATAGATGACTTCAAGCAGCGTTTCAATCTGGGGAAAGATTTTGTTGTGGTGGCAGACTCAGGCTTGATGAACAAGAACAATGTCACTTTGCTGCAGGAGGCTGGCTACAACTACATACTTGGAGCCCGCATCAAGAGCGAGAGCGCAAGCGTGAAGCAATGGATTCTCTCTTTAGAGAAGGTTGATAAAGCCTGTTACGACTACAAACGTGAGAATGGGGAAAGACTTATCGTCAGTTATTCCGACAAGCGTGCAAAGAAGGATGCCTACAACCGTGACCGCGGAATTGTCCGATTGAGAAAAGCCTATAAGACCGGACGCATCACGAAGAGTCAGGTGAACAAGCGTGGCTACAACAAGTTTCTTGAAATCAGCAAGGACATAGAAGTCGTCATCAGCGAAGAGAAGATTGCAGAGGACTGCCAGTGGGACGGACTCAAGGGCTACATCACCAATACAGACCTTGACGCCGAGCGTGTCATTGCCGAGTATCATGGACTCTGGGTGGTGGAACGTGCATTCCGTATTTCAAAAGGAACTCTGGAAATGCGTCCGATGTTTCATTTTACAGAACGTAGGATAGAGGCACATGTCTGCATTTGCTTCATCGCCTATAAGGTATATAAGGAACTGGAGCGACTCATTGCCATTAACAAGATTGGGATGAGTGTCGATAAGGTGCTTGAGGCAGCCAAAACTATCACGACAATCAGGGTAAGGATGCCTAAAAACGGGACTTACTTCACTAAGACACTCTTCTTGACGGAGAAGCACCTCGCAGTGAAACCACTTTTCGACATATCTGGCAACAAATCTTAA